In the genome of Cryptomeria japonica chromosome 8, Sugi_1.0, whole genome shotgun sequence, one region contains:
- the LOC131026834 gene encoding RING-H2 finger protein ATL74, whose product MGSRMLLDGAISSYASPAAMGSNESEQAEINPYMSEDALVVLIAFLCALITILGFISIVPWHYILRSHEEYRAAKLANTGLKKKSIKALPSEVYRRERSEAVVTECPICLVEFMEGEKLRVLPKCKHSFHMECVDKWLASHSSCPTCRYSLLRGSQHTTIQMQGISRAESDQGVVTL is encoded by the coding sequence ATGGGCAGTAGAATGCTTCTAGATGGTGCCATTTCCAGCTATGCGTCTCCTGCAGCTATGGGGTCAAATGAGAGTGAGCAGGCGGAGATCAATCCATATATGAGTGAAGATGCACTGGTTGTCCTGATTGCTTTTCTGTGTGCACTCATAACGATTTTGGGTTTTATTTCGATCGTGCCCTGGCATTACATTTTGAGGTCGCATGAGGAGTACAGAGCTGCCAAGTTAGCTAACACCGGATTGAAGAAGAAGTCCATAAAAGCACTTCCATCTGAAGTATACAGAAGAGAAAGATCAGAGGCGGTTGTGACAGAGTGCCCTATTTGCTTGGTTGAGTTTATGGAGGGTGAGAAATTAAGAGTGCTGCCCAAATGCAAGCACAGCTTTCATATGGAATGCGTGGATAAATGGCTTGCCTCACACAGCTCATGTCCCACTTGTAGGTATTCTCTTCTCCGGGGTTCGCAACACACCACAATCCAAATGCAAGGGATATCAAGAGCAGAATCAGATCAGGGTGTTGTTACTCTCTGA